A single window of Arvicanthis niloticus isolate mArvNil1 chromosome X, mArvNil1.pat.X, whole genome shotgun sequence DNA harbors:
- the Pou3f4 gene encoding POU domain, class 3, transcription factor 4: MATAASNPYSILSSSSLVHADSAGMQQGSPFRNPQKLLQSDYLQGVPSNGHPLGHHWVTSLSDGGPWSSTLATSPLDQQDVKPGREDLQLGAIIHHRSPHVAHHSPHTNHPNAWGASPAPNSSITSSGQPLNVYSQPGFTVSGMLEHGGLTPPPAAASTQSLHPVLREPPDHGELGSHHCQDHSDEETPTSDELEQFAKQFKQRRIKLGFTQADVGLALGTLYGNVFSQTTICRFEALQLSFKNMCKLKPLLNKWLEEADSSTGSPTSIDKIAAQGRKRKKRTSIEVSVKGVLETHFLKCPKPAAQEISSLADSLQLEKEVVRVWFCNRRQKEKRMTPPGDQQPHEVYSHTVKTDASCHDL; encoded by the coding sequence ATGGCCACAGCTGCCTCGAATCCCTACAGCATTCTCAGTTCCAGCTCCCTCGTCCATGCGGACTCCGCGGGCATGCAGCAGGGAAGTCCTTTCCGCAATCCTCAGAAACTTCTCCAAAGTGACTACTTGCAGGGAGTTCCCAGCAATGGGCATCCCCTCGGGCACCACTGGGTGACCAGTCTGAGCGACGGGGGCCCGTGGTCTTCCACATTGGCCACCAGTCCCCTGGACCAGCAGGACGTGAAGCCGGGACGCGAAGATCTGCAACTGGGCGCAATCATCCATCACCGCTCGCCGCACGTAGCCCACCACTCGCCCCACACTAACCATCCGAACGCCTGGGGAGCGAGCCCGGCTCCAAACTCGTCCATCACGTCCAGCGGCCAACCCCTCAATGTGTACTCGCAGCCAGGCTTCACGGTGAGCGGCATGCTGGAGCACGGGGGACTCACTCCACCACCAGCTGCTGCCTCCACACAGAGCCTGCATCCAGTGCTCCGGGAGCCTCCAGACCATGGTGAGCTGGGCTCGCACCACTGCCAGGACCACTCCGATGAAGAGACTCCCACCTCTGATGAGTTGGAACAGTTCGCCAAACAATTCAAACAAAGAAGAATCAAGTTGGGTTTCACGCAGGCCGACGTGGGGCTGGCATTGGGCACACTGTATGGCAACGTGTTCTCGCAGACTACCATCTGCAGGTTCGAGGCCTTGCAACTGAGCTTCAAGAACATGTGCAAGCTGAAACCGCTGCTAAATAAGTGGCTGGAGGAGGCTGATTCATCCACAGGAAGCCCGACCAGCATTGACAAGATCGCCGCTCAGGGCCGCAAACGCAAGAAGCGAACCTCCATCGAGGTGAGTGTCAAGGGCGTACTGGAAACGCATTTCCTCAAGTGTCCCAAGCCTGCAGCGCAGGAGATCTCCTCGCTGGCAGACAGTCTCCAGTTGGAGAAAGAAGTGGTGCGTGTCTGGTTCTGtaatagaagacaaaaagaaaaaaggatgacTCCGCCAGGGGATCAGCAGCCACACGAGGTTTATTCGCACACGGTGAAAACAGACGCATCCTGCCACGATCTCTGA